A section of the Corynebacterium tuberculostearicum genome encodes:
- a CDS encoding PFL family protein gives MSTRFNTTNILDTIEMIENYRLDIRTVTMGISLLGCTRSTMEATCQAIYDRVTQQAGRLVEVCEGIEGELGIPIVNKRISVTPISLVVAGVEGNPVDAAKALDKAAKEVGVNFVGGYSALVEKGATTAEQKLISSIPEALATTDVVCSSVNIASSRAGINMDAAKKMGEVVKEAAELTKDDSAIACAKLVVFANSVGDNPFMAGAFHGIEEPDCVVSVGVSGPGVVDRALGSLEGASLDQVAEEVKKAAFKITRAGQLVGTMASERLGVPFGIIDLSLAPTAELGDSVAHILEHMGLDQVGTHGTTAALALLNDAVKKGGMMACSRVGGLSGSFIPVSEDKGMIDAVKSGSISMDKLEAMTAICSVGFDMIALPGDTSAATISGMIADEAAIGVMNHKTTAVRVIPVPGAQVGDEVSFGGLLGYAPVIPVNHVGNAQFINRGGFIPAPVHGFRN, from the coding sequence ATGAGTACGCGTTTTAATACCACCAATATCCTGGACACCATCGAGATGATTGAGAACTATCGTCTCGATATCCGCACCGTGACCATGGGCATCTCCCTCCTCGGATGCACCCGCTCCACCATGGAGGCCACCTGCCAGGCCATCTATGACCGCGTCACGCAGCAGGCAGGGCGCCTCGTCGAGGTATGCGAAGGCATCGAAGGCGAGCTCGGTATCCCCATTGTGAATAAGCGTATTTCCGTAACCCCCATCTCTTTGGTGGTGGCCGGCGTAGAGGGAAACCCCGTTGATGCAGCGAAGGCTCTGGACAAAGCAGCCAAGGAGGTAGGCGTCAACTTCGTAGGCGGCTATTCCGCCTTGGTAGAAAAGGGCGCTACCACCGCCGAGCAAAAGCTCATCAGCTCCATTCCGGAGGCGCTGGCTACTACGGACGTTGTGTGTTCCTCCGTAAATATCGCCAGCTCTCGCGCCGGCATCAACATGGATGCGGCGAAGAAGATGGGCGAGGTCGTCAAGGAAGCGGCCGAGCTGACCAAGGACGATTCCGCCATTGCGTGCGCCAAGCTCGTGGTCTTTGCTAACTCCGTGGGAGATAATCCTTTTATGGCCGGCGCCTTCCACGGCATTGAGGAACCCGATTGCGTGGTCTCCGTGGGCGTTTCCGGCCCGGGTGTAGTCGACCGCGCCTTGGGCTCGCTCGAGGGGGCCAGCTTAGACCAGGTTGCAGAAGAGGTGAAGAAGGCTGCTTTCAAGATCACTCGCGCCGGGCAGCTGGTAGGCACCATGGCCTCGGAGCGCTTGGGCGTTCCTTTCGGCATCATCGACCTCTCGCTTGCCCCCACCGCCGAATTGGGCGATTCGGTTGCGCACATCTTGGAGCACATGGGCCTAGACCAGGTGGGCACGCACGGTACAACTGCTGCTTTGGCTCTGCTTAACGACGCCGTAAAAAAGGGCGGCATGATGGCCTGCTCCCGCGTCGGCGGTCTGTCTGGATCCTTCATCCCCGTCTCCGAGGATAAGGGAATGATCGATGCGGTTAAGTCCGGCTCTATCTCTATGGACAAGCTGGAGGCCATGACCGCCATTTGCTCGGTGGGCTTTGACATGATTGCGCTGCCGGGCGATACCTCGGCCGCGACGATTTCGGGCATGATTGCTGACGAGGCCGCCATTGGCGTGATGAATCATAAGACCACGGCGGTACGCGTGATCCCGGTTCCTGGCGCCCAGGTGGGCGACGAGGTGAGCTTCGGCGGCCTGCTGGGCTACGCACCGGTGATCCCGGTCAATCACGTGGGTAATGCGCAATTCATTAACCGCGGCGGCTTCATCCCTGCCCCAGTGCATGGATTCCGCAACTAA